Proteins encoded within one genomic window of Synechococcus sp. PCC 7335:
- a CDS encoding alpha/beta hydrolase, with product MTQTQSFKGRHLLSIEEIPPASSDFPAYFVGSTAPNNVEDGVAKVDDPQEHINRMAAFLSAQEAPEILVIVHGYNTGLGTFATASSSGTATKGWYQDIRDHITRNCDRRSDGLVLIGYRWPSEQINGSGSDTLANKLGYALRSLPIVLKVVSVIGIVLLSLAIISTLRHQIAQPIALAVEVAMIGLVVLSTLLVVIVLTLFILRLVGYFRDSYRASNFGVPDLVELIRQIDKAVRAEDPARDWSTGDRIKLSFIGHSMGGFVVTHSVRILSDVFDYKSIGSLGSTNKSKAPSSKIGNVFSLGRLMLVSPDIPAETIISGRANFLSSSLRRFEETYLFSNEGDMALKLASTAANYASFPARTREGGYRLGNVVVRSPYSKAISTPRYGIINFDAQASEGEQLSDVQARGDGGFEPKQVLYQTAKGTVAVSSFLEYLYTLSHKPLSHRQREILEPEQKPIAELFTVFDCTDYYEFSDELKGGKPEKVGMLSCGLKKRSLSFIDYLFLTAAMARGKIDTHGGYFRAGDSNEARRPEAFVSKQLIYGLACLGFQRLLLSLSAEVEEGHSHQSAATKELKTLSQLCESRNIQVLLAAERYNRDVLGIVTAGDRIGY from the coding sequence ATGACACAGACTCAATCGTTTAAGGGAAGGCACCTGCTTTCTATAGAAGAAATTCCGCCAGCATCTTCAGATTTCCCTGCTTATTTTGTAGGTAGCACCGCCCCCAACAATGTAGAAGATGGGGTTGCGAAAGTCGATGATCCTCAAGAGCATATCAACCGGATGGCAGCCTTTTTGAGCGCTCAGGAAGCACCTGAGATCTTGGTAATTGTACATGGCTACAATACTGGGCTAGGGACCTTTGCGACTGCTAGCTCGTCAGGTACAGCGACTAAGGGGTGGTACCAGGATATTAGAGATCACATTACTAGAAACTGTGATCGCCGCTCAGATGGGTTGGTGTTGATTGGCTATCGATGGCCTTCTGAACAGATCAATGGCAGTGGATCGGACACGCTAGCTAACAAACTTGGATATGCTCTTCGCTCACTGCCCATCGTTCTAAAGGTGGTTTCGGTGATTGGTATTGTACTTTTAAGCTTGGCCATCATCAGTACGCTACGTCATCAGATCGCGCAACCTATCGCCTTAGCTGTCGAAGTTGCGATGATTGGTCTTGTTGTTCTATCAACCCTTTTAGTTGTGATAGTTCTAACGCTTTTCATACTAAGGCTAGTCGGATACTTTCGAGATTCGTATCGAGCGAGTAACTTTGGTGTGCCAGATCTAGTAGAGCTAATTCGACAGATTGACAAGGCTGTACGAGCCGAAGACCCAGCGCGAGACTGGTCTACAGGCGATCGCATTAAGCTGTCGTTTATTGGTCATAGTATGGGTGGGTTTGTGGTCACTCACTCCGTTCGTATTCTCTCTGATGTCTTTGATTACAAATCGATTGGCAGCTTAGGATCTACGAACAAATCTAAGGCGCCTTCTTCGAAGATTGGTAACGTTTTCTCGCTGGGGCGACTGATGCTAGTCTCACCTGATATACCTGCCGAAACAATTATTTCGGGCCGAGCGAACTTTTTGAGCTCATCACTACGGCGGTTTGAGGAAACCTATTTATTTAGTAATGAAGGTGATATGGCGCTTAAGCTTGCCTCTACTGCCGCTAACTACGCAAGCTTTCCGGCGAGAACTAGGGAAGGGGGCTATCGGCTAGGTAATGTTGTGGTGCGATCGCCTTATTCCAAAGCCATCAGCACACCTAGATACGGCATCATCAACTTCGACGCTCAAGCCTCCGAGGGTGAACAGCTTAGCGATGTGCAAGCGCGGGGCGATGGTGGATTTGAACCGAAGCAGGTACTTTATCAAACCGCAAAGGGAACGGTCGCCGTATCGTCTTTTTTGGAGTATCTATATACGCTCAGTCATAAACCTTTGAGCCACCGACAACGGGAAATTCTAGAACCTGAACAAAAGCCAATTGCAGAGCTATTTACTGTGTTTGACTGTACGGACTATTACGAGTTTTCAGATGAATTAAAGGGGGGGAAACCTGAGAAAGTAGGAATGCTAAGCTGTGGCTTGAAGAAGCGATCGCTTAGCTTTATCGACTATTTGTTTTTGACAGCAGCGATGGCTAGAGGCAAAATCGATACCCATGGTGGATATTTTCGTGCAGGTGATTCGAATGAAGCGCGCAGGCCTGAAGCTTTTGTTAGCAAGCAGCTAATCTATGGTTTAGCTTGTCTAGGCTTTCAGCGACTACTGCTGTCTCTGTCGGCTGAGGTTGAAGAGGGTCATTCACATCAATCTGCTGCAACAAAAGAGTTGAAAACGCTTTCACAGCTTTGCGAATCACGCAATATTCAGGTGCTGCTAGCCGCTGAGCGGTATAACCGAGATGTTTTAGGAATTGTGACAGCGGGCGATCGCATTGGCTATTAA